AGTATTTGGCGATTCGCAATGAAGTTACCCCTTTGAAGAAAGCGGAAGAAGAATTGAAAATGATGATGAACCGGGTGATGCAGATTCAGGAGGAGGAGCGAAAGCGATTTTCCCGGGAGCTTCATGACGGAATCGGACAAAGCCTGTTTGCCCTGCTGATCCAACTAGATCAGTTGACCGCCAGTTCCCCTGTTCCCGAGCTGGAGAAGCTTCGCCGCAGCGTATCGAACATCATGGCCGATGTGCGCAGCCTAGCCTGGGAGCTTAGACCTTCCGTGCTGGACGATTTGGGCGTGGTCCCGGCCATTCGCTCTTACCTGGACAATTATTCCCAACATTACGGAGTCCGCGTCGGGTTTGAATGCAATTTGCGGACCCGGCTGGATGTGCACAAGGAGACAACGATATATCGGATAATACAAGAAGCATTGACGAATACGGGCAAATATGCGGACGTCATGGAAGCGCAGGTTGCGGTCCGCGAGACGGAAACGAATGTGGAAGTAAGCATCATCGATAACGGGAAAGGCTTTACTCGCAGCCACCAAACCAAAGGGGTGGGGCTGTTCAGTATGGAGGAGCGTGCGCGGGGAGTGGGGGGACGGCTCGACATTGAATCGTCACCCGGAAGCGGGACGTTTGTGACGCTCATTCTGCCTAAATGAGGACTTACACACAGTTCTTTTTGTTGTACTAAATCCGCACGCTCATCCACTGAAAAATTTTTTCGAGCGCCTGCCGATTATCCAAAAACTGATGATGGCCTTGAGAAAATACGATATTTGCTTTATCGTCAGTCGGGATCGTTTCGAAAAACAGCTGAATTTTTTCTGAATCCACGATCGGATCATGTACATCATAAAGGAATATAGAGGGCAAATGGAATTTGGACGCTTCTTTTAATGCTCTCGTTCCGTTCCGAAGCAGCTCCATGAGCCATCGAGGCGTGTAATGCAGCACTAACGGGTCCTTCATTCCTTCAACCATCCAGTCCGGCATTTTCGTAAACCACTTAAACTTTTGAATCAACCGGTTGTTTTTTAGCGAATTCAGCGTGAGTCGTGGTGCCAGGATAGATGCGGCTTCAGTGGTTTTTCTGAAAAAATAGGGAAGCTTGCGGCGGACAGCCACTGCCGGGGAACTGAGAATCACCCCCGAAGGTTTAAAGGAAAAAAGCTGCAAGTAGCGGATAATCACTAACCCGCCAAGACTGTAGCCGGCAAGAAAGATTGGAAGCGGCGAGTATTTTCGGCGGATATCCACGACGATTTCGTGCAAATCCTGCAGATATTCATGAAATTTATACACGTGGCCGCGCTGTCCGCCAGATTGTCCAAATCCCCTTAAATCAGGGGCCATTAGAGCGATATTGTGTTTTAAACTTTCCATGCCGATCAAGGAATAATGCCCGGAATCCTCTCCAGCCCCATGGATCAGCAGAATAAGGCCTTTGGGTTGATCCGGCTTCCAGATTCGATAAAACAGAGGCGTATTTTTGCATAATATATAATTCGTTTCAAAATAAAGATTTTTAAACATGACAATCCATCCCAATCTTATTTTGATTGCATAGTATCTCCTTAGCGGAATGGAAGTATTCTTGTCAAAGGAAAGCGGCTGCCCAGCTTCATGATATCTTTCATATATTGGACAATAGCCGTGTATGCTGCGTTTTTTTTTCATACACTGTATGTATAGACGATACTGCCATTCCGGTTCGAAGGACACCTCCAATATCAGGAGGTTTACATCGGTCACGAATACCACAGGCACTTGTATTCCCATCATTGATCACTTAATCGTGATGGGTAACGTTGATATTTAAGCAGATATTTACAATATATTCACATGCGGAATCATTGGTGCAAGTTTCTTATGAACCGTCGGCTGCGGGCCGCGGTTTTTTTATATTCCTCGGATATGATATATTATTCATGAAAAAATATGTGAAAGGTCAGGAGTGCATATTCATGATAGAGGAACTTATGCTTGCAGCAAAAAACGGTGATACCGAAACGATGCAGCTGATTCTGGAGAAGCATCCGGAGCTTTTAAACGCCACCATGCCAAACGGGGAGAGCCCATTAACTGCGGCGCTGTATTACGGCAAACAGAAAGCCGTCGACTTTCTGTTGGACGCCGGGGTTTCCGTTACGATTCATGAGGCGGCGGCGCTTGGAGACACAGATACCTTATCGTATATGCTGGATCTTGAGCCGAGACTGATCTCCGAATACAGCTTTGACGGCTGGACACCTTTGCATCTGGCCTGTTTTTTTGGCGGATATGAGGCGGCGGAACTGTTGATTGACCGAGGTGCCGATGTACTGGCCCGCTCGCGAAACAATTTGGACAACATGCCGATTCACACCGCGGCCGCGGCTAAACGAACCGCTATCGTGCGTTTGCTGCTGGAACGGGGAGCCGATCCGAATGCCCGGCAGCATGGAGGGTGGACACCGATTCAGCAAAGCGTGAAAAATTTTGATGCCGAAATGACCGAGCTCCTGATTCAGCAACAAGCCGATCCGGACATGGCGCAGGACGAAGGGATGACGGCCCGCACGATAGCCGAGGAAAAAGGTTATACGGACATACTCGACATTCTGATGCGTAAATCTTAATATAAAAAACTATTTATGAAACCGATGTGATAACTAAACTTAGTATGCTATAATACTTCTAGCATTTTGATATTTACAAATTAATCATAATGGGGTGTGCGATGAAACCGCCATTAAAAATGCGTAAATCCTATGAAGAAGTATTTGAGCATTTGAGAGATCAAATTGTTTCGGGAAAATACAATTCGGGTGAACGCCTTCCGTCCATAAAAGAATTCTCGATTATGTTCGGAGTCGGACAATCCACCATCCGCGAAGCGATCGGCTCGTTAAAAACCATGGGGCTTGTTACGATCAGACAAGGGGAAGGGACTTTTGTCACGCATATCGAACCGACGGAATTGTTGTCGAGATTGGACTCGCTCCGTCCGATAACGAAGCAGGACGTCATTTCATTGTTCGAGGTTCGGAAAATTATCGAAACCTCCACCGCCAGGCTCACCGCACAACGAAGAACGATTGAGGATCTGAGGTTAATCGGAGATGCGCTGAATGAAATGGAGGATGCGCACATTCAGAATTTAAGCGAGATGGGCGCAAAAGCAGATTGGAAATTTCATATTGCAATTTCCAGAGCGACGCGCAACGAAATATTGAATTTATTGATGCATTCGATTTCCGAACTGATTGAACGGACTATGAGTGTTTCATGCAAGAAGATGTTTGAAATTGAAGGCGTTTCCGAAAAGCTTCTGCAGAACCACCGGGACATATATGATGCCATACGGCTTCAAAAAGCCGAGGAGGCTGAGCTGCTGATGCTTGAGCATCTTCAATATGTGGAGAACTTTTATACCGTAACATAGAGAGGATCAGAGTTTCTGACTCTCTTTTTGTTTCACAAAAAAGTTGAAATATTGATATTGTTGTTTTATAATTTCCAATATAAGGTCATCAGATGAATAAAAAAACAGAGATATGATGTATTTTGCCGAATTCTGTGTTATGCTGAATTAGAGTAATTGAAAGCGCTTAATATCGAACCCCTAAAACCGCAGAAATTGGACGCGTATGACTGTTGCGGTATTGACGATTGAATTGTGCGAAACTTGGGAAAACATAAAAAAGAGATTTAAAAATTAATGAATATTGTTATAATAGTTACACTAATGTATTAATAGTGAACATTTAGAGATCAGATGACCCCATTTTGTATCCGATTTCATTACTAGATATAGGAGGTGATTACCAGTACTTAAGTAGTGGAAATGTCGGTTTTGTGCAGACGTCCCATGCCATTTCAATGGTGCCCGCAGGGGATGAAAATGGCACGCTGAGGCGTCCTTGAAGATTCACATTGAATGATTTTGGAGGAAGTGAATGTTCAAGGTAGTTATCCATTATTTATTTCGGAGGGGTTTTCTATGAAAAAAGAAGAAGAAAAATATTCAAGAAGAGAATTCTTGAAAAGAGCAGGAGTATACAGCGGCGCCATGATTTTGGGGCCGACATTGCTTTCCGCTTGCGGATTGGATAAGAAAAGCGGCACTCCGTCGCCTTCAGCATCAGCCGGCGGATCATCCGCAGCGCCAGCTGCAGCAGGCGGCAGCAAGAAAACCATCAAAATCGGCTTGCTTGAGCCGTACAGCGGACCTTATGCCGTATCGGGAACGAGCGAGAAGCAAGGCGCAGAAATCGCGATGAAAGAAATTAACGACGCCGGCGGAATTTGGGGAGGTTATCAAATTGAGTATGTAACAGAGGATGATCAAACCAAGCCGAACGTCGGGGCCGAGAAGGCAAGAAAATTGGTGGAAAAGGACAATGTTGACATTCTTGTCGGCTGCGTCTCCAGCGGCGTGGGATTGGCCGTCTCGGCTTATGCCCAGCAAGCGGGTATTCCCTATGTAGGAACGGGGATACACTCCGATGAATTGACCGGAGCGAAAGTCAACAAGTTATTCTTCCGTTCGACCATCAGCAATCTGATGTCGGCCAGAGCTACAGGGAAATTCCTGCTGGATTCAGGGAAGAAATGGTATTTCATCACTTCCGACTATAGCTGGGGGTGGTCCGGAGAAGCGGCATTCATGGGTGTATTAAAAGAAGCCGGCGGCCAAGTCATCGGGGTGGACAGAATTGCGCTTGGATCGACCGATTACAGCTCGCAATTGACCAAAGCGAAAAGCTCCGGCGCCGATGTTTTGATCATGTCCTTGTACGGTTCCGATCTTGTAAACGCTTTAAAACAGTTCGGGCAATTCGGAATGATCGACAAAATGATGGTTGGCGGTCCGTTGAACGGTACAGAGATCGCTTCCGGTTTGTCGGATGCCGAAAATGTAGGCTACTGGGGTATGCCGTGGGCTCCTGACAATGGGGCTCCGAGAGCTACGGATTTTGCCAAAAAAATT
The Ferviditalea candida genome window above contains:
- a CDS encoding PAS domain-containing sensor histidine kinase; translated protein: MNNRGQRPYPQVIGQNAADLLSQLEGRISNPELQEKLKHSLQEFADLKFALDESAIVAVTDRKGTIKYVNDTFCNISKYSREELLGKDHRIINSGYHGKAFMKDLWQTIGAGKVWRGEIKNRAKDGTYYWVYTTIVPFLDESGRPYQYLAIRNEVTPLKKAEEELKMMMNRVMQIQEEERKRFSRELHDGIGQSLFALLIQLDQLTASSPVPELEKLRRSVSNIMADVRSLAWELRPSVLDDLGVVPAIRSYLDNYSQHYGVRVGFECNLRTRLDVHKETTIYRIIQEALTNTGKYADVMEAQVAVRETETNVEVSIIDNGKGFTRSHQTKGVGLFSMEERARGVGGRLDIESSPGSGTFVTLILPK
- a CDS encoding alpha/beta fold hydrolase, which translates into the protein MFKNLYFETNYILCKNTPLFYRIWKPDQPKGLILLIHGAGEDSGHYSLIGMESLKHNIALMAPDLRGFGQSGGQRGHVYKFHEYLQDLHEIVVDIRRKYSPLPIFLAGYSLGGLVIIRYLQLFSFKPSGVILSSPAVAVRRKLPYFFRKTTEAASILAPRLTLNSLKNNRLIQKFKWFTKMPDWMVEGMKDPLVLHYTPRWLMELLRNGTRALKEASKFHLPSIFLYDVHDPIVDSEKIQLFFETIPTDDKANIVFSQGHHQFLDNRQALEKIFQWMSVRI
- a CDS encoding ankyrin repeat domain-containing protein, whose translation is MIEELMLAAKNGDTETMQLILEKHPELLNATMPNGESPLTAALYYGKQKAVDFLLDAGVSVTIHEAAALGDTDTLSYMLDLEPRLISEYSFDGWTPLHLACFFGGYEAAELLIDRGADVLARSRNNLDNMPIHTAAAAKRTAIVRLLLERGADPNARQHGGWTPIQQSVKNFDAEMTELLIQQQADPDMAQDEGMTARTIAEEKGYTDILDILMRKS
- a CDS encoding FadR/GntR family transcriptional regulator — translated: MKPPLKMRKSYEEVFEHLRDQIVSGKYNSGERLPSIKEFSIMFGVGQSTIREAIGSLKTMGLVTIRQGEGTFVTHIEPTELLSRLDSLRPITKQDVISLFEVRKIIETSTARLTAQRRTIEDLRLIGDALNEMEDAHIQNLSEMGAKADWKFHIAISRATRNEILNLLMHSISELIERTMSVSCKKMFEIEGVSEKLLQNHRDIYDAIRLQKAEEAELLMLEHLQYVENFYTVT
- a CDS encoding ABC transporter substrate-binding protein — encoded protein: MKKEEEKYSRREFLKRAGVYSGAMILGPTLLSACGLDKKSGTPSPSASAGGSSAAPAAAGGSKKTIKIGLLEPYSGPYAVSGTSEKQGAEIAMKEINDAGGIWGGYQIEYVTEDDQTKPNVGAEKARKLVEKDNVDILVGCVSSGVGLAVSAYAQQAGIPYVGTGIHSDELTGAKVNKLFFRSTISNLMSARATGKFLLDSGKKWYFITSDYSWGWSGEAAFMGVLKEAGGQVIGVDRIALGSTDYSSQLTKAKSSGADVLIMSLYGSDLVNALKQFGQFGMIDKMMVGGPLNGTEIASGLSDAENVGYWGMPWAPDNGAPRATDFAKKITDTYKTTINWRHWCGYNGTIAAIKAIEAAGTTEAAAVVKAFESLKWDGLKKSDVVMRDWDHQALQEVFVGQAIPKKDWAYDGQYFKVVGTGDGAKLAASKEENKDAIEVLSKQTIPARANYSPVAKA